In Thermoanaerobacterium xylanolyticum LX-11, the genomic window TAAAGACAGAGGTCATTGCTGGTATTACAACTTTCATCACGATGGCTTACATCATCTTTGTAAATCCATCGATACTTATGCAGGCTGGCATGAATGCGAAAGGTCTTTTAGGCACTCAAGCAGTAAAAGCAGGTTTATCTATAGCAAATGACCCTGTAATAGGCGCGGTTTTTGTCGCTACTATATTATCGTCTGTAGCTGCTACTTTAGTCATGGGGTTGTTTGCAAATGTTCCATTTGCTCTATCAGCGGGAATGGGTATGAATGCCTTTTTTACATTTTATGTCGTATTGACATTGCACTATTCTTGGCAAGCTGCACTATCACTTGCACTTATAAGCGGTATAATAAACATCGTTATTACTGCTACTAAATTAAGGATACTTATAATAAAGGCTATACCGCAGTCATTGAGAAGTGCTATTGGTGCTGGTATTGGACTTTTCATTGCAATCATAGGTATGGAAAACGGCGGTATTGTAACGAAAAGCAGCGATACTCTTATAACTTTAGGAAATTTCAAGGATCCAGGTGTAATACTTACTGTAATCGGCATTGTAATAATTGCCATACTTATGAGCAGAGGCGTTAAAGGCGCTATACTGATAGGCATAATTGCCACGACGATTATAGGTATACCGATGGGAATAACGAACATTTCTAATCTTAAGACGATTGTACAGATGCCTCCAAGTTTGGCACCAACATTTATGAAGTTGGATTTTGCTGGACTATTAAAGCCTGGCACTGATGGAAATATCATTTCGATACTTACAGGCCTTATAACTGTCATACTGGCGTTTAGCTTAGCTGATATGTTTGATGCAATAGGCACATTGATTGGCACAGGTACAAAGACAGGGATTTTTAAAGAAGATGATTTTGAAAAATCAAATGGCGGTTTCAAGACGAAATTTGAAAGAGCTTTATTTGCAGATGCTATAGGCACAACATTAGGTTCTTTCTTGGGTACAAGCACTATAACTACTTATGTTGAAAGTGCGTCAGGCATAAGTGAGGGTGGTAAGACTGGTTTGACATCTACAGTCGTTGCAATTCTTTTCTTGGTGTCATTATTCTTTGCGCCAATAATAGGAATAGTGCCATCTCAAGCCACGGCACCTGCCCTCATCATCGTTGGGGCATTGATGATAGGCTCTGTGACAAAGGTGAACTTTGAAGATTTTAGTGAAGCATTTCCTGCCTTTATGACAATTGCTATCATGCCATTTACTTACAGCATATCGAACGGCATAGCTGCAGGATTTATATTCTATCCAATCACAAAGATAGTTGTTGGCAAGGCTAAAGAAGTTCATCCATTAATGTATATAATTGGATTTTTGTTCTTGTTAAGATTTGCATTCTTTATGGGATAAAGCAGATAAAATGCAGAAAGGAAGAAATTCCTTTCTGCATTTTGTAAATAAAACAAATATAGAGGAGGAGTCTAACGTTATGGCGAAAGTTGCAGTCGTCATGGGAAGCGATTCAGACTTTCCATTGATGAAGAAAGCATTAGATGTTTTTAAGCAGTTTGGAATTGACTATGATGTAAGGGTTATTTCAGCACATAGGACACCAGATGTGGCACATGACTTTGCAAAAAATGCAGCTTATAGAGGATACGAAGTCATAATAGCGGCAGCAGGAAAAGCAGCTCATTTAGCTG contains:
- a CDS encoding NCS2 family permease, with product MVKNNEKRGFLDNFFKLKENGTSVKTEVIAGITTFITMAYIIFVNPSILMQAGMNAKGLLGTQAVKAGLSIANDPVIGAVFVATILSSVAATLVMGLFANVPFALSAGMGMNAFFTFYVVLTLHYSWQAALSLALISGIINIVITATKLRILIIKAIPQSLRSAIGAGIGLFIAIIGMENGGIVTKSSDTLITLGNFKDPGVILTVIGIVIIAILMSRGVKGAILIGIIATTIIGIPMGITNISNLKTIVQMPPSLAPTFMKLDFAGLLKPGTDGNIISILTGLITVILAFSLADMFDAIGTLIGTGTKTGIFKEDDFEKSNGGFKTKFERALFADAIGTTLGSFLGTSTITTYVESASGISEGGKTGLTSTVVAILFLVSLFFAPIIGIVPSQATAPALIIVGALMIGSVTKVNFEDFSEAFPAFMTIAIMPFTYSISNGIAAGFIFYPITKIVVGKAKEVHPLMYIIGFLFLLRFAFFMG